The genomic segment GACACACGGATCGAAGACGAGGGGATGAAGCACCTGGTGGGACTTCAGCTCACGCACCTGATCCTGACCAAGACACGGGTCAGCGACAACGGTCTGAAGCAGCTCGGCAAGATCCGCACTTTGAAAGTGCTGGTCCTCGAAAAGACCCGGGTCACCGATGCGGGGTTGAAAGAGCTGTCCGGTCTCGAAGAGCTGGAAGAACTCAACCTCAACGATAATCTCATTACCGACGCGGGGTTAAAGGACTTAAAGCTCAAGACCCTTACCAAAATCTCGCTGAAGGGGTGCAAGAAGGTGACCAGGGCCGGCACCAACGCGCTCAAGATGCTCAACCCGAAAATTCACATCGACGGTCCCTGAGGCCGACGCAGCGCTCGGGAGCGAGCGCCGACCACAATCCCGATCACCAACCCGACCCGTTCTCCCAATCGTGGTGGATCGGCCCACGCCCGGTACGTGTCCAATCCGTCGGTACCAATTCACGTGACCCGAATCCGTCACCTTCGACCGCCCCAACGCCTGGGGCGACCACTTCGGTCGCCTCGGGGAGTGTGAGCCGTCCGTCGCAAAGAGCACTCGGGGTCGGCGGATCGTAGGCTTTTCCGATCGGTGTCGGGAAGTCCGGATCGGGCTTCGTTTTCCCGTGCGGAGGCGAAGAACCGACCCCCCGGCCCCCTCCCTGAAGGTAAGGGGGAGGAAGACCTTCGGAGGTGCACAGCCTTCGGAAAGCCAGAGGAGGTTCCGCGCGCGTTCACCCCCCTCCCTGAAGGGAGGGGGGCCGGGCGGTCGGTTCTTCGCCGATTTGCAATCAAGTTGTGCGGAATCGGGGGCTCTCCCGTTGGGCAGCCGGTGACCGTTAGGCCACAGGGCCGTGGTCGTCTGACCTGAGTTCGGCAATGGGGCGCGACGGGGGCCAACTCGGCGCGCCCGCGTCGTCGCGTTCGGGTGCCTGCCGTTTATCCTCTGGGAAGCCGGACGGGGAACCGCGTGTGATCGATCCGAGCCCAGACGGACTGGACGAACTGCTCCACGACGCGCGTACCGGCGACGAGGCGTTCGGCCGCCTGTTGGACCGGTACGTCAACTACCTGACGCTGCTCGCCCGGGTCGAGATCGGTCGGCGGCTGCAGGGGAAGCTCGACCCGGCCGACCTCGTTCAGGACGTGTTCCTCGAAGCGCACCGCCACTTTCCCGCGTTCCGCGGGACCACGGAGCCGGAGTTCGCCGCCTGGCTCCGGCAGATCCTGTCCGGGGTGCTCGGGAACACGCTCCGCCGCTATTTCGGGACCCAGGCCCGCGACCCGCGGCTCGAACAGGACCTGCGGGCCGGCATCGACCGGTCCTCGTGCATGCTCGCCGAGCGGCTCGCCGCCCCGGGGACCAGCCCGAGTGAGGCCGCGTCGCGGCGCGAGCAGGCGGTGCTGTTCGCGGACGCGCTCGGCCGGCTCCCCGCCGACTACCGCGAGGTGATCGTACTGCGGCACCTGGAGGCGCTCCCGTTCGCGGCGGTCGCGGAGCGGATGGGGCGCAGCGTGGACAGTGTGGAGAAGCTCTGGCTGCGCGCCCTCGCCCGGCTGCGAGTGGAAGTGGGAGGCGGACCGTGAACCGAGCAGCGAACGACAGTTCGGTGCCGTTCCCGATCGACAGCGACCCGAGCGACGACCCGCGGGTGCTGGCGCTCGTGAAAGAGTACCAGGCCGAATGGGAGGCCGGCCGCCGCCCCGACCGGGGCGCGTACCTGAGCCGGCACCCGGAACTGGCGCCGCTCCTGGGCGTCTACCTCGACAGCATCGACATGCTGCGCAGCGGCGTTCAGGCCCTCTCGGGGCCGGGGCCGAGGGCCCAGCGGCTCGAAACGGGGCTCCGGCGCGGCGACCGACTCGGCGAGTTCGAACTGGTCCGGGAGATCGGCCGGGGCGGCATGGGCGTGGTGTACGAGGCCCGCCAGCCGGCCCTGAACCGGCGGGTCGCGGTGAAGGTGCTGCCCGCGGCGTTCGCGGCCGATCGGACGCGCCTGCAACGGTTCACGGTCGAGGCCCAGGCCGCCGCCGCCGTCGCCCACCCGCACATCGTCGCCGTTTACGCGGTCGGCGAGGACCGCGGCGTCCACTATTACGCGATGCGCCTGGTCGATGGCGTCTCGCTGGACACGCTGGCGGCCGGGGCGTCCACGGCGCCCCCCGCGCCGCTCGGGGAGACCCGCTCCTACGCGCCCGCGGCGGACCCGTCGGACGGTCCGGGGCGGGGCTACGCGGTTCCCGTTCCCGGGCCGGCGGGTGCGGCCGTCGCCCCGCTCGTCGCGCTGTCGAAATCGGACCGCGGGGCGTACTACCGCGAGATCGCCCGGCTCGGGTCGCAGGTCGCACGGGCGCTGGACCACGCCCACCAGTGCGGCGTCGTTCACCGCGACGTCAAGCCCGCGAACCTGCTGCTCGACACCCACGGCCACGTCTGGGTCACCGATTTCGGGCTGGCACAGTTGGTCGATGGGCCGGCCGTCACGCACACCGGCGGCGCGGTCGGCACCCTGCGGTACATGAGCCCGGAGCAGGCGGCCGGCGACCGCCGGCGCCTCGACCACCGGACCGACGTGTACTCGCTGGCGGCCACGGTCTACGAACTCGCCACCGGGCGGCCCGCGTTCCCCGCCGAGGAGCCCGCGGTGCTCCTCCGCCAGATCACCAACGACGACCCGGCGCCCCCGAGCGCCGGGGACCCGGCGTTCCCGCGCGATTTCGAAACCGTGCTGCTCAAAGCGCTCCAGAAGG from the Frigoriglobus tundricola genome contains:
- a CDS encoding serine/threonine-protein kinase, whose protein sequence is MNRAANDSSVPFPIDSDPSDDPRVLALVKEYQAEWEAGRRPDRGAYLSRHPELAPLLGVYLDSIDMLRSGVQALSGPGPRAQRLETGLRRGDRLGEFELVREIGRGGMGVVYEARQPALNRRVAVKVLPAAFAADRTRLQRFTVEAQAAAAVAHPHIVAVYAVGEDRGVHYYAMRLVDGVSLDTLAAGASTAPPAPLGETRSYAPAADPSDGPGRGYAVPVPGPAGAAVAPLVALSKSDRGAYYREIARLGSQVARALDHAHQCGVVHRDVKPANLLLDTHGHVWVTDFGLAQLVDGPAVTHTGGAVGTLRYMSPEQAAGDRRRLDHRTDVYSLAATVYELATGRPAFPAEEPAVLLRQITNDDPAPPSAGDPAFPRDFETVLLKALQKEPRDRYATARELADDLDRFLAGRPVLARRPSVWDRSKRWAGRHPATVATGLVSLVVVVIASSVATVLVAGEQAETRRTFSALQTARQEADKHARAEEQARTEADAAARAEHERANEANRRFLHAKELGDLVLRISEEEMGTAGPLQGPRRRLLLAALENSRQLLAGGHTDPKVRADLTRVVARVESLLADQDLRWEAHSAFLMKDPQVRAELKLTPDQVRQVDQAFPAPPEKGPGKGPPDKGSGKPPPDRGPPRFFDPNMDVKIELIRSLTAQQRVRLHQISLQIRLPWVFNDPEVLEPLKLYPLRQQIRQILADEPWKKQPPGGDKDARARVVERIVELFTPEQKAAWEEFIGKPFNPNH
- a CDS encoding sigma-70 family RNA polymerase sigma factor, with translation MIDPSPDGLDELLHDARTGDEAFGRLLDRYVNYLTLLARVEIGRRLQGKLDPADLVQDVFLEAHRHFPAFRGTTEPEFAAWLRQILSGVLGNTLRRYFGTQARDPRLEQDLRAGIDRSSCMLAERLAAPGTSPSEAASRREQAVLFADALGRLPADYREVIVLRHLEALPFAAVAERMGRSVDSVEKLWLRALARLRVEVGGGP